In the genome of Isoalcanivorax indicus, one region contains:
- the glnA gene encoding glutamate--ammonia ligase: MSAKTLKLIKENDVKWVDMRFTDSRGKEQHVSIPASEIDDDFFTDGKMFDGSSIAGWKGINESDMILQPDDDTAVIDPFTDVSTLNLRCNIVEPTTMQGYERDPRSIAMRAEEYLKSTGIADSALFGPEPEFFVFDSVKWKSDMQGAMYEIYSEEAAWVSADDFERNNIGHRPGVKGGYFPVPPVDSLHDLRAAMCAAMEQMGLVIEVHHHEVGTAGQCEIGVGANTLTKKADEVQILKYCIHNVAHAYGKTATFMPKPLIGDNGSGMHVHQSLSKDGKNLFAGDLYGGLSETALFYIGGIIKHARALNALTNASTNSYKRLVPGFEAPVMLAYSARNRSASIRIPWVSSPKARRIETRFPDPSANPYLCFASLLMAGLDGIKNKIHPGDAMDKDLYDLPAEEAKEIPTVAHTLTMALDALEADHDFLLQGGVFTKDALDGYISLKRAEVERLNMTPHPVEFDLYYSV; encoded by the coding sequence ATGTCTGCAAAGACTTTAAAACTGATCAAAGAGAACGACGTAAAGTGGGTCGATATGCGCTTTACCGACAGCCGTGGTAAAGAGCAGCACGTGTCCATCCCGGCCAGCGAAATCGACGACGACTTCTTCACCGACGGCAAGATGTTCGACGGCTCCTCCATTGCCGGCTGGAAAGGCATCAATGAGTCCGACATGATCCTGCAGCCGGATGACGACACTGCGGTGATCGACCCGTTCACTGATGTGTCCACGCTGAACCTGCGTTGCAACATCGTTGAGCCCACCACCATGCAGGGCTACGAGCGCGACCCGCGTTCCATCGCCATGCGTGCTGAGGAATACCTCAAGTCCACCGGGATTGCGGATTCCGCCCTGTTCGGGCCGGAGCCGGAATTCTTCGTGTTCGATTCCGTAAAATGGAAGTCCGACATGCAGGGCGCCATGTACGAAATCTACTCCGAAGAAGCGGCCTGGGTGTCGGCTGACGACTTCGAGCGCAACAACATCGGTCACCGTCCCGGCGTGAAGGGCGGCTACTTCCCGGTGCCGCCGGTAGACAGCCTGCACGACCTGCGTGCGGCCATGTGTGCGGCCATGGAGCAGATGGGTCTGGTTATCGAAGTGCACCACCACGAAGTGGGCACAGCAGGCCAGTGCGAAATCGGCGTGGGTGCCAACACCCTGACCAAGAAGGCGGACGAAGTACAGATCCTGAAGTACTGCATCCACAACGTGGCCCATGCCTACGGCAAGACCGCGACCTTCATGCCGAAGCCGCTGATCGGTGACAACGGTTCCGGTATGCACGTGCACCAGTCCCTGAGCAAGGACGGCAAGAACCTGTTTGCCGGTGACCTCTACGGTGGCCTGTCTGAAACCGCGCTGTTCTACATCGGCGGTATCATCAAGCACGCGCGTGCGCTGAACGCCCTGACCAATGCGTCCACCAACTCGTACAAGCGTCTGGTGCCGGGCTTCGAAGCACCGGTCATGCTGGCCTACTCGGCCCGTAACCGTTCGGCATCGATCCGGATTCCATGGGTCAGCAGCCCGAAAGCGCGTCGTATCGAGACCCGCTTCCCGGACCCGTCTGCCAACCCGTACCTGTGCTTCGCCTCCCTGCTGATGGCAGGCCTGGATGGCATCAAGAACAAGATCCACCCTGGCGATGCCATGGACAAGGATCTGTACGACCTGCCGGCAGAAGAAGCGAAGGAAATCCCGACCGTGGCGCACACGCTGACCATGGCCCTGGATGCCCTCGAAGCCGATCACGACTTCCTGCTGCAGGGTGGCGTGTTCACCAAGGACGCGCTGGATGGCTACATCTCCCTGAAGCGTGCTGAAGTAGAGCGCCTGAACATGACCCCGCATCCGGTCGAGTTCGATCTGTACTACTCGGTGT